DNA sequence from the Oncorhynchus keta strain PuntledgeMale-10-30-2019 chromosome 1, Oket_V2, whole genome shotgun sequence genome:
tttttaaacttggcCCTGTTGATTTTGGGCTGAATTACACAATAAATTATATGGTTAAGGGTAGCGCTGGTATGTTTATTACACAGAGTCATAGAAGGGTAATTGCCACCTAGAGGTTTGTGTCTCCAGTGCCTtgaaaaagtattcatccccgttggcgtttttcctatattgttgcattacaatctgcaatttaaatgtatttgtatttttattttatgtaatggacatacacaaaatagtccaaattggtgaagtgaaattaaaaaaattacttaaaaaacagaaaagtggtggtGCATATGTATCacacctttgctatgaagcccctaaataagatctggtgcaaccaattaccttcagaagtcacataattaaataaagtccacctgtgtgcaatctaagtgtcacatgatctcagtatatatacacctgttctgaaagaccccagagtctgcaacaccatcaagcaagcggcaccatgaagaccaaggagctcgccaaacaggtcagggacaaagttgtggagaagtacaaatgagagttgggttataaaaaaatatctgaagctTTGAatatcccacagagcaccattaaattcattattcaaaaatggaaagaatatggtaccacaacaaacctgccatgagagggctgcccaccaaaactcacgaaccaagcaaggagggcattaatcagagaggcaataaAGCCCAGACCTCACTCCAATTGAGactctgtggtatgacttaaagattgctgtataccagcggaacccatccaacttgaagaagctggagcagttttgccttgaagaatggcaAAAATTCCAGTGGCTCGATGTGCCAAGCTTTTATAGAGAcctaccccaagagacttgcaactATAGTTgaggcaaaaggtggctctacaaagttgTGACTTTTGGGggtggtgaatagttatgcatgctcaaatTTTCAGTTTTGTGTCTTATTTCTTGCTCTTTTTtttaaattccaggttgtaaggcaacaaaataggaaaaatgccaagggggatgaataaatTCGTAAGCCACTGTATGTTTGGCGTAGTTCAATAGCATCTTAGATTCAGACTCAGAGATTCCCTTTTTTCACCTTGGTTTGAAATTGAACCAAATAAGCATGGCATGATATTAACCCTGCTTTGCTTAGCTTCACTGAACACTGGGCTCTTTTGATACAATTTCTCTGGATAGTTCCAAAACATGTACAAAGGAAATGGGACTCACCATGGCCGGGTTTGTTTGTAAAGACATGAAAGGGATTGCACCCTGCTGGGAGATAGCTGGGAAACTATTTCAGATCTGCAGAAACAAAATGAACCCCTCAACAAGAGCCAAATCTAGATATTTTAAGATCTAACAGAAATGATGtaagtaataataaaaaaaaacatttaccaCAAGGTGCTATGATGGGATATATCATACATTTTGTATATAATCAAGGCATTTCATGCATGCTTTTATGTTATTTTTAGTGGCTATATCCCCACATTTGTCAGCTCTTACCTACTAGTTTTTACTGTACCCCCAACTCAAACACACAGTGTGGCCGTGCATAACACACATACCACCTCCAGATTGCCCCCTTTTGTTGACGTCACTGCCTGACATCATGTGACTGCATAATCCACCTAAACAATTTATGGTCAGCAACAGATTTCAGCCCAGAGTTGGCCAGTGCTGTTGATTTTAAAAGCTTTGATATTGAGTTTTTGAGCAGTGGTTTGAGGGTACCTTTTGAGAGAGCATATCCCAGATTTAAATATAAAGAAGTAAATAAATACTCagcagaactccagaacacattatgCCCACTTTGCCTTAGAATCATATGATATATCATTCATCAGAGTCTTTGTAACAGAACTGTCTTTTTCAGTACCAGTCTTTAAGGTGGTTTATATGTTTTGCATAATTGTCCCAACGGTTTACCAGTGTTAAAATGAGTGTAATTTTGTGTCTTTGACGTAATAAGGGATTGGACGTTCCAAGATGCATTTAAACAGGCCTTATTTATTTCGAGAATAGTTATTACTAGCTGATCTGGTTAGTACTGGGATGAGAAGAGGACATGCTGAATTACAAATGTTTTCAAGCTTAGGGAGAGTACATCATGAAAATAGCTGCACAGTATCACGAACAGACATGGCATAGTATTAACCTGTGGACTATACTTTTGAAGATTATATACGACATTACACAAATCAAGTGGCTATATACTACAGCGTAAGCGGTAGCTCATTATGAAAGTTATCAGCCGATAAGGTAGGTCTACTGATCATGAAGTTTTGCTCAAAAGCGTGTGTCGTCCAAGCCCCAAAAGCTCTGCCACTTTCAAACAAGGTTTCCTTATCCTTGCAGGAGTGCTCTCCCTACTCTGCCCACCTGTATGATGCTGAGGATGCCAACACGCCCATGAGGGAGCTGCCAGGCCTGTGCGGAGGTTACTGCTCTGAGTTCTGGCACCAGTGCCGCTACACCATTAGCCTGCTCACCGATAACAACGCCACGGTGGGCATAGAGGAGGACCGCAATAAGTTCTGTAACTTCCTGGAACTCAAAGACAGGGAGTACTGCTACCCCAACGTGCTCTCCGACGACAAGCTCAATGCCAACCTGGGAGATGTTCGGGCGGACCCCGAGGGCTGTCTGCAGCTGTGTCTGCAGGAGGTGGCCAACGGCCTGAGGAACCCGGTGGCAATGGTCCATGCCGACGACGGGACCCACCGCTTCTTTGTGGCCGAGCAGCTGGGCTACGTGTGGGCGTACCTGGCCAACGGTTCCCGTATTGACCGGCCCTTCCTCAACCTGACCAAGGCAGTGCTCACCTCGCCCTGGGCGGGGGATGAGAGAGGCTTCCTCTGCATGGCCCTCCACCCGCGCTTCACGGTGGTGCGGAAGGCCTATGTCTACTACTCTGTGTCtgtgaagaaggaggagaggatccGCATTAGTGAGTTTACACTGTCCGCTGATGATATGAACCAACTAGACCACTCCTCAGAGAGGTAAGAGAAGTATCACCAAATGGCATGGACTGAATCAGAACCTGTGGTGTCATCGGCTCCATTCACATGAATGCATTTGACATTTTGAAACAAATCTGAACGAACCAGCAGATTTGAAATAGAGATCTGCAACTACACTCATCCCATCAGATTTCTAATTTAGTGATGTTTAGTCATGAGTGGTTTTCTTTGTAGAACTATTTTGGAAGTGGTGGAACCTGCCTCGAACCACAACGGGGGCCAACTTCTCTTCGGGCACGATGGCTACCTCTATATCTTCATCGGTGATGGCGGAAGAGCAGGGGACCCCTTTGGCAAGTTTGGGAACTCCCAGAATAAGTGAGTCACTGTGCTCTATACATTTCAAACACATTCAGGGGAAACAAATTAGTGGATGACATTTAGTAATTTAGTGTATTTCTAGCCTTCACCCCATGTTGATGTTTTTGGAAGGTCAGAATGATATGTTTGCTTCAGAGACGTCCATTTTTCAAGTGTTGAAGGTACAGTTATCATTCAACTAAGGACACCTAAACAGTAGTGTTGGAGTATTAGAGATAGTAAGTGGATGGAAACGCTTAATGTGATGTGCTGGCTCTTTAAAGTATACTTATTTACAGACAAGAAATTACGGGAAAAATAAGGGTTCAAAACATTCAACCTATAGCGTGACATATTTTTTTTATGCCAGGAGAGTTCTAAAGCTACAGTAAAGGGGACCATAGGGCACAGTTAGTATTTTAGTGTGTTTGTAAACTGTAGTACTCAACTCTCACACTATGTGACCTTCTCATATGATACTACAGTGATACATGATTCTATAATTAGGGCTAGGCGTCCCGCTAGccggacaacttccggtgaaactggaggacGGCGCAATTCAAATAAGTAATCATAAAAATCatggattttaaacatttaggtacatacaagtgtcttatatcggtttaAGTCTtgaattcttgttaatctaactgcactgtccgatatacagtagctattacagcgaaagcatgccatgcgattgtttgaggatggcgccccatatcaaaatatttttccacaggcacaggtttcataaattcacaaatagcgatgaAATATTCACTAACTTTTTGAAAAatttcctctgatttgtcatccaaagggtcccagctataacatgtagtgtcattttgaTTAAATCCttatttatatcccaaaaagtcagtttagttggcgccatcgatttgagtaatccactcgttcaacctgcagagaaaggaatccgaaaatctacccctgaactttgtttcaacaagtcaaaatacatttctatttactcctcagatactCTAAAATGTAATCcaactataatatttcttacagaaagaagtatgttcaataggaaatcAATTTTAGCAGGTGTGTCTTGTCTTCATGGCTCACCCAAACACGAATTTCCAGGAttgtgtccctgtactaaaactgatatttcttattcgttttggaagttacaagcctgaaaccttgaacatagactgctgacatcCTGTGGAAGCAATAGGAATTGCATAATGGGAGCTAGAATTTAGTATGCCCCTatactttccattgtaagagcatgaTCTCTCAAAAACAAAAAGGATTCTcgtatctattgtgttatattctcttacattattttaacatttctacaaactccgaagtgttttctttccaatggtaccaattatatgcatatcctggcttcaggacctgagcaacaggcagtttactttggacacatcattcagacaggaagtggagaaaaaaggggcctagcccaaagaAGTTTTTAAAAGAATGGAAAATCCTGTTGCCATGGTAAATGTCTAGTAATTATTATATTTATGGTTGACTAATACACATCATAGATTAACTTTATGTCTGAGTTGTCACAAGTTTAATATTACAGAATATTAATTGACTCCAGAGGGTAGAAGAATATTTTACTAGAAACTTTGACGAGACATTTCTCTAGGCCTTGAGGGAGTGACACATTTATGGATTTAAGCTCAACGTTTTCCAATTACATTTATACAGGACCTTCAGCAATGCCACTCAGCAGCTATTCATGGAAGTGCGATTTTATGACGCTACTTGTCAGTGGTGCCAACGCTTTGGCAAAATTGGGAGAGAATCGCCATGTATGACCTAAACCCCCGAGCATTTGACATGACAAACATTCAGCTCAACGTTATGTGTGCATTTATGCAGACAGAGACGGTACAGTTGTTCAAAATATTAGCCTTGTAGGTTTAGCTTTCTCCTGGCAAGGGCAGGGGTTGGCAGTGCCCAGAGTCTACAGAGTGTCGCAGGGCCATTCAGAAATGACTCAAAGCCTCTATAGTTATAACACAATGGCAGAATTGTACACACAGTGATATTATGAAAAAAAACATCACTGAGCTTTGGACAGTGTGTCTTAGAATGCATTTTTATTTTGAACCATGGGCAAGGACAGGGCATAGCATTGCCAGTCAGGTCCTAAGGGAGTGCCACCCCCACAGAGTATTGGTCAGTGGCCAGTGTCTGGACCTGCAGTGCCAGGCCAAAAGTAATACTTATGGGGAATGTTGTCAGACGATGTCTGGCCTTTTCGTACCATGTGATAATCACTAAAGTCTTGTGTAGTTGAGCTTTAAAAGGGACGTTTACCTCTCCTTTTAAAGACCTGAGTGGAGGTAAAATATCTGCTGCTCTGTTCAGAATATTACAACGTATATGTAAATGTggtgcagaggaggctggtgagaggagctataggaggaaggggctcattgtaatggctggaatggaataaatggaacagtatcaaacaaATCACAAAAAATATGGAAAACGCATGATTGATTCCAGCCATAACAATGAGCTCATCCTCCTATCTTCAACAGCAGCAAGACGTACAGTAAGAGCAGGTGCTCTAAATCAAACCTTGTTATGTGTTATTCTCAGAAGAGGGTAATGTCTAGTTTATAGTTGGGTAGCTCTAGTGTATAGCAGAATGCATGCATGCGGAAATAAGGGGATCTTTACATCACAGCTTTACCACGGGGGGCGGTACTTACGGTAAAGGCATTCTATTGAGTTCCATTGGGTGGAAACATCCCTTTCAGTTCATCGCAGGAGAAGAAAGATGAGCAGAGGGTTCCTTGACAGCCAATGAATGGGAGGCCAGGGATATGAGGGTTGTGGAACCTGCCAAGGCTAATATTTACACAAGACGCGACGCTGTGGGCCGCATAATAGTATgtgtatatgagagagagagagagagagagagagagaaagagagagagagacagagagagagagagaaagtcattgttacaacactgtatatatatataatatgatatttgtaatatctttattattttggaacttctgtgagtgcaATGTTTTctgttcattttgattgtttatttcccttttgtatattatttacttcacttgctttggcaatgttaacatctgtttcccatgttaatgaagccccttgaattgaatttgaattgaattgagagagaaattccactatttatttggacagtgaagctaaaatgattaatttggctctatactaCAGAATGTTGGATTTGAGATTAAATGTTTTatatgaggtgacagtacagaatgtcgacttttatttgagggtattttcatacatatctgttttatCGTTTAGAAATGCAAGCACTTTATGTATTTAGTCATAAGTATTTGGATACATCCACTTATAGTGTTAAATATAGTCAAAAGTTTAAAATTAGGTTCCAttttcctagcacacaatgactacatcataCTTGTCTACTCTACAaccttgttggatgcatttgcagtttgttttggttgtgtttcagatgatgtTGTGgtcaatagaaatgaatggtaaataatacaaaaataattattgtaaataagaatagaacaTGTTTCTGGATACTTCTACATTAATGTTGATgttaccatgattacggataatcatgaaggaattgtgaataatgatgagtgagaaagtcacGGAGGCATAAATATCATTCCCCCAAAAATGCTTTAGGGTCATGACCTTTGTGCATCTATAACTCATCATTACACTAGCCTGGTCTCGTAGACTAGACGCAACATAGTAAACAGAAATCCGAGACACTCAAATTagcatgatatgttacgtttcgtatggttacataagacagatggttacttaaagcAAGAATGAAAGTATGGCAGTATGTATGATGCGAAAGTCTAGCAACAAAGGTTgtgagtttgaatctcatcatggacaactttagcatttttgctaattagcaacttttcaactacttactaccttttcagctactttgcaactacttagcatgttagctaaccctttcactaaccctaaccttaaaccttttaacgaacccttcccctaacactaaccttaatcCTTGTCCGTAATGAATTTGAATCTCATCCTGGATAACttcagcattttagctaattagcaacttttcaaagACTACATTTCTttctactttgcaactacttagcatgttagctaactcttcccctgaccctaaccctttaacctaactcctaaacataaccctaacccatagcctagctaatgttagccagctagctagaatTCATTATatcatacattttgcaaattcgtaacatattgtacatttagcaaattcacaacatattgtacatttagcAAATTCACAACATATGgtacattttgcaaattcataacatataatgCAAATTGTAAATTGtgacataccatacgaaatgagTGATGAACAAATTAATACATGTCATATGAATTGTAACATACAGTGCCttaaaagtattcacccccttggcatttttcctattttgttgcattacaacctggagattaaattgatttttatttggatttcatgtaatggacaaacacaaaatagtccaaattgttgaaattgttttaaaaaaaaaatctaaattttaAAAGGAAAAGtgatgtgtgcatatgtattcaaccccctttactatgaagcccATAAATAAgacctggtgcaaccaattacgttcacaagtcacataattagttaaataaagtccacctgtgtgcactctaagtgtcacatgatcggTCACATGATCTCATTATggatacacctgttctgaaaggccccagagtctgcaacacaaGTAAGAAAGGAGCACCACCAAGcgagcagcaccatgaagaccaatgagctctccaaacacgtcagggacaaagttgtggagaagtacagatcagggttgggttataaaaaaatattagagactttgaacatcccacggagcaccattaaatccattattaaaaaatggaaagaatatggcaccacaacaaacctttTAGCTCACCAGAACTCACGGATCAgtcaaggagggcattaatcagagaggcaacaaagagaccaagataaccctgaaggagttgcaaagctccacagcagagattggagtgtctgtccataggaccactttaagccgtacactccacagagctgggctttatgaaAGAGTGTCCAGACAAAAGCCATTGCTTTAAGACAAAAACACATTGGTGTTCTCCAAAAGGCatttgggagactccccaaacacatggaagaaggtattctggtcagatgagactaaaatgtagctttttggccatcaaggaaaacgctatgtctggagcaaacccaacatctctcatcaccccgagaacatcatccccacagtgaagcatggtggtggcagcatcatgctgtgggtatgtttttcatcttgagggaaacctgtttcagtcttcaagagttttgagactgggacggaggttcatcTTCCAGCGGGACAATGAACCTAAGCATActtctaaagcaacactcgagtggtttgaggagaaacatttaaatgtcttgcaatggcctagtcaaagcccagacctcattcCAATTGAGAATccgtggtatgacttaaagattgctgtacaccagcggaatgttgtgtaaatcaaatgatacaaacccctcaaaaaatctattttaattccaggttgtaaggcaacaaaattggAAAAATGACATGGGTtgcgaatacttttgcaagccactgtatcaTACTAGAGTGTCTCAGATTTATAAAATggtctgagaccaggttggatacacaaacacaaatgaaAAACAACGACAGAAGCACACACTAAAACGCTCGCACATTTTCATATGAATAAACTGCACCCCATGTGTGCGTAGGTCCACTCTGTTGGGCAAGGTGCTGCGTCTCGATGTGGACAACAATGATGACATGGACCCCTACAGTATCCCGTCGGACAATCCTTTCCTGGGGGAGAAGGACTCACTGCCTGAGATCTATGCCTACGGGGTGCGTAACATGTGGCGCTGCTCCATCGACCGGGGCGACCCCATCACCGGGCAGGGCCGTGGCCGACTGTTCTGCGGGGACGTGGGGCAGAACAAGTTTGAAGAGGTGGACCTCATCGTCAAGGGTGGCAACTATGGCTGGAGAGCCAAGGAGGGCTTCTCCTGCTATGACAACAGGCTGTGTCGCAACTCCTCTCTTGGTAAGTAGGCTACTCCTCCTACAGGCTTGGTAGAAGTGGCAGGCTGATTCTCTATCAAGCATCAGTTCATTTTAAGTTCAGATATCTATTAAATCCCTTAAGCGGTGAAAACATTCTTGCAGCATGTTTCCAAAGCGAGATGTATTGTTGTATTAAATTTTTTTCTCCTCAGATGACATTCTACCTATTTTCGCTTACCCCCACAAACTGGGGAAGTCGGTCACTGGAGGCTACATATACCGAGGCTGCCAGATGCCTAATCTCAATGGCCTCTACATATTCGGGGATTTTATGAGTGGGTGTGTGTTTATACAACATAACCTACATTTATCCAATGTTATACCGATTAATATGCTTAAAATGTTCCATAGATTGTCATGCCTCGAAAAGAAGTTGATAGACAAATGTTCTTAACATTGAAAGATCATTTCCAAATGTTTCAAATGCATGAAAACAATAGCATTACAATAgtttttttgccctaacactcACTTGACACATGCACAATCTGAGTGACTACTTGTCTGCCTAGGCGCCTAATGTCACTGAAGGAGAACCAAAGCACTGGGAAGTGGGAGTACAAGGAGATCTGTATGGGAAAAGGCCAGACGTGCCGATTCCCCAAACTCATCAACAGCTATTACAAATACATAATCTCCTTTGCTGAAGATGAGGCAGGTAACCTTGACAACTAGCTTTGCATGTTTTTGTGTCTCTTTGTGTTTTGTTCGTACTGATCCGTACATAAAAAGGCCATTAGGGGATGCATGCTGCTTGTGAATTCACTCACCCAAGGCAACCATGATAAATTGCTTCTCTGAGTTATTTCATGATGGGCGCCTGCTGCTTTTGAACAgcaataaagaaataaaaacaccCAGTTCAAACCCAGTGGTGCACAACTTAGTGCATGCTCTTTAACTTCAGATACGTTTCAAAAAGCAATCTTGTTCAGAATTCCTGACTTCAAAGCTGATTAGAGTGGGAAGAGGTTCAAAAGAAACGGTCTGTCTTCATTTCACTTTGAAAGTGTTGCATATCTTTGTGCTGGGTCTTAGATCCTTTTCCCCTCTTGTTTCTAGGGGAGCTGTACTTCCTGGCAACGGGAGCTCCCAGTGCGTCTGCCAGAGCGGGGGTGATCTATAAGATAGTAGATCCATCCAGGTATTAAACTAGGGTCCCAATGTCCCAACAGCCAGGGGGCTCTGGGAATTAATCTTGAATTAATTAAAGATTCCCAAAACAGATATACCTTTGCCAGATATACTAATGTCTATTGTCCATCCAATTATTTATGTGGTCTTCAATCCCCCTGTGTTTGTTTAGTACATATCTTACTTTAACTATGTAATCACAAATGTAATCGCTCTGTGTCACGCTAAAGGGAATATCTGCTAAATCCTTTACCCTGAAATGCAATTTACTGAATATAATGTGCTTATCTATGATATAATAGTTTTTTTTTCATGTGGTTATGATAACGTATGATTAAAATCACACAATACTGTATTATTAGGAGAGTTATCATGAGCAGCTTTGGAATCAATGGATTTCTCTCACCATCTAGGAGAGCACCTCCAGGCAAGTGCAGCTTCAAGCCCACTCTTGTCAAGATTAAGGGCAAGCTGATTCACTTCCACCCGACGGAGGGTAAGTGACACCATAAACAAACACGAGTTGCTCTGTGTTTGCGGGCTATCATGAGTCATAGTGCAACACATCTCGATCAGTGCTCTAAAGGGCTGTTTCTCTCGCTTGACTTCCTCTCTACAGAGTTTGTCATTGACAAGAAGCCGATGACCACCGCTGTGCCCACTACTACGGCTAGAACAACAGCTACTACCACTCTCCGTACTCCTCCGACCACCATGCGTTCTACGACGACAAGACCTACCTACAGACCGCCAACTGCAACCCTGAAGGCTACCGCTAAACCTGCAACGACGCGGGCTACAGTTAAACCTTCAACGATGAGGGCTACTATTAAACCTCTGACGACGCGGGTTACAGTGAAACCTTCAACGATGAGGGCAACTATTAAACCTCTGACGACGCGGGTTACAGTTAAACCTTCAACGATGAGGGCTACTATTAAACCTGCAGCAACACCTTCCAACCCCACCTCAATGCAGCAGAGGCCTACTGGTACCGCTACACCTGCCCTGACCACCTCATGGAGGCAGGTAGTGACGGCCAGGCCAGGTCATGCCACCACTCTTTCCCGGCAGAGAATGTCGTTGTCCTACACCAGGCCCACTGTTACCCCGAAGCCC
Encoded proteins:
- the LOC118385493 gene encoding HHIP-like protein 1, with product MSGVSVKGVELMSRWLLVLLVLLAPRHGNTHPQCLDYKPPFQPREPLVFCKEYAKFGCCDLEKDDKISQNFYKIMDYFDYLGYVTCAKYIRTILCQECSPYSAHLYDAEDANTPMRELPGLCGGYCSEFWHQCRYTISLLTDNNATVGIEEDRNKFCNFLELKDREYCYPNVLSDDKLNANLGDVRADPEGCLQLCLQEVANGLRNPVAMVHADDGTHRFFVAEQLGYVWAYLANGSRIDRPFLNLTKAVLTSPWAGDERGFLCMALHPRFTVVRKAYVYYSVSVKKEERIRISEFTLSADDMNQLDHSSERTILEVVEPASNHNGGQLLFGHDGYLYIFIGDGGRAGDPFGKFGNSQNKSTLLGKVLRLDVDNNDDMDPYSIPSDNPFLGEKDSLPEIYAYGVRNMWRCSIDRGDPITGQGRGRLFCGDVGQNKFEEVDLIVKGGNYGWRAKEGFSCYDNRLCRNSSLDDILPIFAYPHKLGKSVTGGYIYRGCQMPNLNGLYIFGDFMSGRLMSLKENQSTGKWEYKEICMGKGQTCRFPKLINSYYKYIISFAEDEAGELYFLATGAPSASARAGVIYKIVDPSRRAPPGKCSFKPTLVKIKGKLIHFHPTEEFVIDKKPMTTAVPTTTARTTATTTLRTPPTTMRSTTTRPTYRPPTATLKATAKPATTRATVKPSTMRATIKPLTTRVTVKPSTMRATIKPLTTRVTVKPSTMRATIKPAATPSNPTSMQQRPTGTATPALTTSWRQVVTARPGHATTLSRQRMSLSYTRPTVTPKPRPRLTTEARRPSPPTARPLTRPQPHDTVRPPPLGDTTNRPQTTPRPMYCTASTKPTTQRPNFTLSKVQDKLLKGQSDKIDRSTRNRFNKKDRGSQPGKQRRRKHRAGSVRLISAEQLSDRGRVEIYIRGEWGTVCDDLFNSKAATVVCQQLGFPVALRVAKRAELGGGSGSILLDDVECEGTERTLLDCKRAKVGKHNCAHDEDVGVVCGYHHDEDK